Proteins found in one Drosophila innubila isolate TH190305 chromosome X, UK_Dinn_1.0, whole genome shotgun sequence genomic segment:
- the LOC117793979 gene encoding farnesol dehydrogenase, with translation MERWQNRVAVVTGASSGIGAACAKLLVAAGLQVVGLARRTDRLEQLRQSLPVDQRERFHQHACDVSAESQVNTAFEWIEQKLGGIDVLINNAGIVREGQLLDMPLKDINDILQTNLMGSIYCTKLAAKSMKRRQVAGHLFFINSTAGLAGYNPGHVDPSLNAYTPSKFALTAVSEICRQELITEKSKIKTTSINPGWVATEIVSDDIKAQLGDVILQADDVAQAVLYALSSSPNAQVQEITLRAVGEWY, from the exons ATGGAACGTTGGCAAAATCGTGTGGCAGTTGTAACAGGTGCCAGTTCGGGCATTGGAGCTGCTTGTGCCAAGTTATTGGTGGCAGCAGGTCTACAAGTTGTTGGCCTGGCCCGTCGCACAGATCGCCTGGAGCAATTGCGTCAATCGCTGCCCGTCGATCAGCGAGAACGTTTCCATCAGCATGCCTGCGATGTTTCAGCAGAGTCGCAGGTGAACACCGCTTTTGAGTGGATCGAACAAAAGTTGGGCGGCATTGATGTGCTCATCAACAATGCGGGCATTGTCCGTGAGGGTCAATTGCTCGACATGCCCCTGAAAGATATCAATGATATTCTGCAAACCAATCTAATGGGCAGCATCTATTGCACCAAATTGGCCGCCAAAAGCATGAAGCGTCGCCAAGTGGCCGGACATTTGTTCTTCATCAACAGCACTGCTGGCCTGGCCGGTTACAATCCTGGCCATGTCGATCCCAGTCTTAATGCGTATACGCCCAGCAAGTTTGCTTTGACTGCAGTGAGTGAGATTTGCAGACAGGAGCTGATCACAGAGAAATCGAAGATCAAGACAACG AGCATTAACCCCGGCTGGGTAGCCACAGAGATTGTGTCGGATGATATTAAAGCGCAGCTGGGCGATGTGATCCTACAAGCAGATGATGTGGCCCAAGCGGTGCTCTACGCTCTCTCCTCATCCCCCAATGCCCAGGTGCAGGAGATAACGCTACGAGCAGTGGGTGAATGGTACTGA